The following proteins come from a genomic window of Flavobacteriaceae bacterium MAR_2010_188:
- a CDS encoding Polysaccharide pyruvyl transferase, translating into MKKVLLFDPGLRDNNGNSSQNLGDLIIKEAVKKQLTSVLKTEEIISISTHVAISAKEKDLLKKADLIFVGGSNLLSSDLKKYNQWKNSYKKLLWEVPIVNEAILFGAGWWQYQNPPTTFTSSFYKKLLNANINHSVRDGYTKTMLEKAGITNVINTTCPTLWELNGVSTDRVYKDDSDLLFMLTDYHPNEKVDNKLLELFLKHFKKDIYYFPQGDGDKVYLESLEVYKKNKDRFKIIAHAIDELYELVETNKNLVYIGSRLHGGIKCIQNNIPALILANDNRAAEIKKDVNIPVIEKAEINEIERWIKGETEFGKISLSTQDIMNWKNQF; encoded by the coding sequence ATGAAAAAAGTATTATTATTTGATCCAGGTTTACGGGATAACAATGGAAACAGCTCACAGAATTTGGGAGATTTAATTATAAAAGAAGCAGTAAAGAAACAATTAACATCTGTTTTAAAAACTGAAGAAATAATTTCAATTTCCACTCATGTAGCTATTTCAGCTAAAGAAAAAGACTTGTTAAAGAAAGCTGACTTAATATTTGTGGGAGGATCCAATCTCCTGTCATCAGATTTAAAGAAATATAATCAATGGAAAAACTCTTATAAAAAACTTTTATGGGAAGTTCCAATAGTAAATGAAGCAATTTTATTTGGTGCAGGATGGTGGCAATATCAAAATCCTCCAACGACGTTTACCTCATCTTTTTATAAAAAACTTTTAAATGCTAATATTAATCATTCGGTACGGGATGGTTATACCAAAACTATGTTGGAAAAGGCAGGAATTACAAATGTGATAAACACCACCTGTCCAACACTATGGGAATTAAATGGAGTAAGTACGGATAGGGTTTATAAAGATGATTCAGATCTATTATTCATGTTAACTGATTATCATCCCAATGAGAAGGTGGATAACAAATTATTGGAATTGTTTTTAAAGCATTTTAAAAAGGATATCTATTATTTTCCTCAGGGCGATGGAGATAAAGTTTATTTGGAATCTTTGGAAGTTTATAAAAAAAATAAGGATAGGTTTAAAATTATAGCACATGCTATTGACGAGTTATATGAGCTCGTAGAAACTAATAAAAACCTGGTTTATATAGGCTCAAGATTGCATGGCGGAATTAAGTGTATTCAAAATAATATTCCAGCATTGATACTTGCCAACGATAATCGGGCTGCAGAAATTAAAAAAGATGTTAATATTCCTGTGATCGAAAAAGCTGAAATTAATGAGATTGAACGATGGATAAAGGGAGAAACCGAGTTTGGGAAGATCTCTTTATCAACTCAAGATATAATGAACTGGAAAAATCAGTTTTAG